The Alnus glutinosa chromosome 3, dhAlnGlut1.1, whole genome shotgun sequence nucleotide sequence AACTCTCCTGCCTATACAAACTAAAACCAGAAAACCTAAATACCCACCGGATTCACACCGGGGCGACTAAAGCTTCCAAAACCCTAAAGGTCGGAAGACtcaactacaaacaaaagaaccaTCTTAGCAACAAAGACTAAGATggccaaaacaaaaaatccagGGAGGAACGCCTCCCTCCCCCAAAACCAAGACAAACTGctggctctctctctcactagaaaaaCGGGAGTCTCTCTCACTAGATAAACCTTGCATCCTTGAATCGACAGTTacacaatttctcttttttacgGTATAAATTTACGTAAAATTCAAGCAAACATTAGAGAATgtgaattcaattattattattattatttttttaaaaaatattgatatgagGGCAATATTTTGAATCTCAGTACAATTTCGTTTTTGAGTTTTAAACTGAAACTACAAAGCAAAGCGGGGGAGATGGTGTTGAACAGTCCTAAACTTGACCGCCGAGTAGCAGCATTGGGCTGGTACTGACAGATAAATGTTTTTACCTTTCCTTTTCCTCTTTCAAGTCTctcaatctcaaagaaatcccAGCGAAAGTCTCAATCTCAAAGAAACCCAGTTACCGACGAACGATGTGACTCATGTGAGGGAGAGAATGACATCTTCTTCTCAGCTCTGAGCTCTCAGCTCTTCTAATCCCAAAGAGCTTTGCTTTTACTTCTCCGGACCACGGTGAGTAACCCATCGAGCACCGGCGTCCCGCACCCGCATCCGCTGTGCGAGCCCATCCTCAGCCCCCAGCTCCCCACGCCCCGACCCGAACCACTCCTTCAAGAACCAGTTCACCGGGTGCACCTCTCGCGTCGGCACATCGCACCCAAAGTCTCTCAGAAACCGACATCCCGAACCGCTCACGCATCGTGAGTTCTTTCTCTGTATTTATATCAAATCCAACACCCATGCTTGCCGCCGTTAACACATCACCGAATGAactttttggcttctttttcttttcgggTTTGTAAGATTTTCTTAGTTTTAATGGGTTGACCGTAATTTAGGGGAAAATGGGCCAGCGATTAGCGATTAAATCTAGGGTTTGCTTTTATGGAAAATGGGGGTTTCAAGATATTAAGGTTTTGGGAATTCTTTGATTTATCGGAGTTTGGAAATTTTCCATGAAGGAACAATTTCAGCAAAAGAGTTCCATCAGAAATTgggaaaataaaacctaaatgaTCACCGATTGAatttaagtttttcaaaattttagagGTTGCTCAGTTTGATTGGATTTTGGAAATTTGGGAAAATTTTCagataaaatatttgattaagCTTGGGTAATGAAACCCTAAGTCTTGAAATTCCGAAGGATTTTGGGTTTAATTTCTTCaataattacttatcaaaaaaacttcTTCAATAATTATCTTTAAGGTTAGTCTAATTTGGTGAATGCATATTTGAGGGCTTTTAATGAACTTAAAGCTGCTGATTGATTTTGATCTTCTGCTAAACACATTTATGTGAATCAGTTTGTTTAAGCTGCAGATTGTGTTGGATCTTTTGCGAAGGAAGAGACataggctttgtttgttaatgtgttttaaggggtgtttttttgtttttggtttgataaAGTATTATGTGACATGAatgtgaaaattgttttttttttttttatggttttaggagtgttttgtgtttgagttgtttgctattttttttttttttttttttgtttggagaagagaaaacaaaagagataAAACAAGAATTTTAACAAACGGATAATGGTTTTGGTTTGAACTGCATCTATGTGGACCAGTTTGttcattcttttgtttcttgtatttttgtttaatagATGGACGTCAAGACAGCAAGAAACCCGTCTGTGTAGGCTCCCCACACCAAAAAATCTTAGCTCAACCCTGTTTTTTGAGGGAGTTCTGTTCCTTCTTCCCCACCAAACACAGACCTATAAAACACGTCACCTCCATTAGAATCTTATACCTTCTTGGTTCTCTTCGCTTCCCTCCAACGAAAATCCACCCACGAAAATCCATCCTTTGTTTTTATCATACTCaagcattttgtttttgttacatTTCTATCCTCGttcagtcttcttcttcttcttcttcttcttttttggtgtGTGCGTGTTTTCTGATTTTTAAAATGACCTATCTTGCCCTTATTCTAACCTACCTGAAAAAAATCCAATCAAGTCAAATTTGGTGCTAGAACTTGGTAAATATTGTGCAATTTTGTCCAATTAATTGATAAAAAATGGAATGAAACTAAAGCACTGtcggaaataaaataattgtaagggGTGTTTCAGATTTTTGGATTCTCTAAATATTTTAGAGTAACCCTTAAGATAGCACTAATCGAAATTTATCACGTCAACAGAACTAGTGGCAAGCAAATCTTCTCTCTTTACTTCGGTTAGAATTTTGATGGGTGTCTATGGCGCGAGAGAAATATTAGATTGGTTCGGAGGAGAAACAGGGATTTTAGGTGTATTGTTTCGGAAATTatgttttgtgtttgtgttaGATTCAAAGTTAACTCTTTTAAAGGTCCCCATGATTCTCCCGTGTTGCCTCCTTGTAGGCATTTGCTTGTGTAACCCCCTAGGTTTAGGCTGTCTTGTTTTAAGGGGTTGCTTGTGGATCATTTTGTTCCTGTTGAGTTCTTTCAATaaatactttcaaaaaaaaaatattctcttagTCATGCTCATGTTTGTAGATGAAAATGATTCGATTAGTAATGCTTATATATGTTTAGTTGGATGTTTGTGTCAGTCTCACCATGTTTCTACAAAGTTTTCACTATAGGCCTAAAGCCTTTGATTGGTATCGCTATGCCTGACAATGTATTGGATGTATCAGGGAACCACCTGAATTATGGAGACAGCTTCTCTTATTCAAGAACCCCAAAAGAAGCAGAAACTGAATGAAGAACAAGACATTGATGGGAATAGCAAATGCTTAGTTAACTTACCTGAAGAGGTTCTTCGACACATCATTTCCTTTCTTCCAATAGAAGACGCTGTTAGGACAAGCGTACTTTCTAAAAGGTGGGAATACCTATGGGCTTCTATTCCCAATCTAGATTTTGAACGACCCTTGCCTGCTAAGAGAATGCTTTTGATGAATTTTGTGGAAAGGGTGCTTTGTCTTCGTGACTTCTCTGATATAAAACGATTCACTCTCCATTGTGCTGTGCTACATGATGCATCTCGTGTTAATACGTGGATCTCTGCAGCAGTACGGCATAATGTTCAAGAGTTGTATATTGACCTTGACAACTTCAAAAGAACATTTTCATTGCCTCATTGCTTGTTTACTTGTAAGACGTTGACAAGCTTACACCTTGATATGCCTGATATCCTCAAACTTCCTGCTACAATTTGTTTCTCAAATTTGAAGGTCTTGACTATTGCAAATATTACATTTTGGGATGAATACTTGACCCAACAGCTTTTTTCTGGTCTGCCAGTCCTTGAGAAGTTGGAATTACAAGAATGCAGCTGGGAGGGTCTCAAGAATGTGAAAATTTCTGCTCCCAAGCTTTATTCTCTGAGCATATATGAATTTAGTATGGAAAATTCCAGTTGTTATGGAGATGGTTGTCATGTTATGATTTTTGGAGGTGCTCTCAAAGAGTTTTATTACAGTGGCAAATTGTTCTGTGACTATTGCTTATATAACTTGTTCTCACTGATAAAGGCAACTATTGATCTTATCACTGATAACATCAATATGCATATCACATCAAATCGTGTGTATAAGCTTCTTATGGGGCTCTCTAATGTGAAATACCTAACACTTTCCTGGGAGGTGGTTGAGGTACGCTTGCTTCTCTCTttgtaatttcaattttttatgtaATGTATTGACATAATGGGAGGAATTAAGCCATCGTTTGCATAAATGTGATATCATTTAATGGTAAAATTGGTAAGGGTAACAAACTAATGGGTGAAGCTAATGGCATATACAGATACTATTCTATGCTTTCATGCTTGTTGAGTTGTGACACGTTAGACCAACATTCTTGTGGATTTGAGGAAATGTTATGACACAGAAAGAGTCTTGACCACTGAACAATCAATTATAATGCGTATTAAACTTTCTTAAGTTCAAAATCATTTTATCAACAATcgacaaacaattttatcataTTCAAGACTTTTTAACTTTTGCATATGAGACATTACATCTATAGGTTATCTCGTTGTGTGGCTCTTGGTGGCAACGACACTTGCTAAAAGCCTTTGAAAAGGCTTTCGCTTGAGGTGGATTTTGGTTATTGTTACAGTTGTAGAGGTTCACAATTGAGGAAGACATTGTTGGAGTTATTACTTGTGGTAGAATCTTACATCAAGTAGTAGCAACAAAAAAACGAGAAGGTTCACAAAATAATGTTATATGCAAACTTGTTAAATTAAGCTTTTAGGTTAAGGTGGTGACTAAAACATGTGTCATGGTCTTATTTAAAGAAGTCCCCAAtgtattttgtttcttaatagtgtcattccaataaaaaaaatcacatttatgTGCCAACTTCAAAGAGCAATTATGTTATGGAACCCACTTTACCTTTGGTTTCAAAGAAGCCCTTGATTTGGTGATTTAACCTTTGAATAgtcaagaaaattatttgaataatgAGAATTTCTATTTTCTAACTTTCTATGATGCTCAAAATATCAAATGGTTAAAATTGACGTATACTCGTGTAATACTTGgtttaataaataaagagattAAATGAGGATGTACACCATTCATACTtttgttcatttgttttattttaaccaAATTGGTCAATTTGGTTTTTGTGTAGCAAAGGGAAAACCATTGCACAAGTGCTACTATAATGGCTTCCATATGAATGATGAGAGTTTCTATACATTGTTATTGacagaaaatacaaaaaaaaaaaaaattatgcttttaCTTGGTAAGACTTGAACCTAAGTCTTACCCAACCCCATCCAATatcttaccacttgagccaaacCCAAGTGACTTTTTACCTACATTAGCAAATAATTGAGAATTGCTCAatagatttttgtttaattctaagtttttcttcttgttgcCCATAGTATAATCTTAATTAGGCTCCACTACTATACTGGCATGCTTTTATAATGTGTTTGTCGTACTTATATTCCTTGTTTCATGGAAGTCTCTTAATTTATGATGCATTGCTTTATCTTGTTATTATGCTCTAACATTTGTTTTTACAATGTGTTTGTCGTTCTTATTTGCTTGGTTTCATGGAAGTCTCTTCTTAATTTATGATGCATCGCGTTATCCCGTTGTTAGGCTCTAACATATGCAGCAGAACTCCTACCACGTATTCCTATGTTCAATAACTTGATGGATTTGGAATTGAATTTCTGGTCGGTGGATCTTAACTGTGCAGCACTACTGAAGATATTGCAAAATTCTCCTCTTATTAAGACTCTAAATTTTTGTGAGGTAATCTCACATGAACTACAATGTCTATTATCTTGTATTTGTTCCATCTTATTGCTGATTTACCATGTTGGATAAAACGTTTAATTTGCAATGATAATTTAGGGGATTACTCTGCCGTTGGATTCTGAGAAAGATGATTGGATACTGAACCCAGTGCCTCCATGTTTCTTGTCCCATCTTAAGTGCATCAAAGTCGGCAAATATGAAGGATATGAGAAGGAGCTTTTTGCTATAAAGATTTTGCTCAAGTATGCACTTGTCTTGGACGACATAGTCATAACTTGCTTAGAGCATTTTGCAGGGAACTTGGAGAAGCTAGAGAATCCTTACAAACAATTGATAGGGCTCCCTAAAGGGTCACAAAATTGTAAAATCATTTTGGAATGAGATTTTCTTCAGCTCTTACTCTAGAAAAAAAGCCATTAATTCTTGTTTTTTGAATGACGTAAAAGTATGGCTTGTTGGCCTTATGCACTACCTAGGTAACTTGCTGTTATAGAATGTGTATATTTGCAACCACATTTGTTGATAATGAAACTTTGGTATCATCGCGACACTTTGTGATGTGCTACGTGATGCATCTCTCGTGTTAATATGAGGATTTCTGCCGCAGCAAAGCATGATGTTCAAGAGTTGTATGGGAATTGGACCACTTCAAATGagtatttctattttcttataGCATTCTTAGCGGTCTcaccaaaaattattttgataaggCAATTTGttgaaaacacacaaaaatcactTTCAGCAACCTCATTGctataaccaaaaagtttttgtGAGTGTACAGTATTCACAAACAAAAGTGAACATTGTTCATTCACTCAATCATTAAAAAGCTATAAAATATGGTAATttctctcctcttcttttttcttttttttttttccacatagCATCACTGTTTCGGTCctctcccattttcttctctcaacTCTTACGCATAGCCTTCCCTGGAAGCTACAATTCGTAATTTGGTACAtgtagattaatgcataattttttttttacacggCCTAGTTCGACATTCTTCTCATTATGCCCATTATGATGGTCAATACATAATCAAGACTAGTATTATATGATGGGTGTGCTTCTCATgttcttttctagttttttagAATGAACCATAAAGTAAGCTCTACTGCTCTAGCACTATAATCATTGATCTGTATTGAGAAGAAATGCGGGTATGATTGAGAAAAgttgaatatttaaatggaatattgatagtaaataaataaatctaggaaatttttttttaaatggaatagtaacattgaatagttaaaatagtgaagTCGCtgtgctttaaaaaaatggctcacTCAAAATAAAAGATGATAAAATTTCATTCATGGTTTGTATGTCAAACAAGATGCTTGTGTATGAATTTGATCATTATTATTGAATAACTCTCTTATATCTTCTTGCACATGTCCTTATTGTCCCTAAAGAGGCAGTGGATGAGGACTTGTATGCATGTCTGGACTTTTGTCCATGAGACTGTCAATAAACCTTTACTTTTGAAGGCCTGACTTACCTCAAGTTGGGTAAGCcagttttagttattttgtctGCAACTTATGGCAGCTTTTGTTGTATATAGTTGTAAGGTTGTAATAACATTATAATGTTATGTTTATGAAGACGTATTTTCATGTACATTATGATTTGATGcgagtttgtaattttttttttctttaaaaaaataataattttatacatggtaaaaaaaatttgctgaGAGTTTTGCATGAGTAGTAGTGCTACATGAAAAATCAGATATTTTtcactttatattattttaggcCGGAGCGTTGCATATCTCAATTAAGGAATGTGTTAGTTACATAACATAAAAGTGTATAATATTTGTACAACGTACTTTGGTGGAACTCATGTATGTAAGTTTTATATGCATTGATTCTACTTATGTGTCTTGTtgtacaaatattatttgtgcaaaaatcattttttctctaTCAAAGCTATCTCCTACCCTCAACGGGTAGGGAAATTGCATATTTCACTGTATCAACAGACAACAATGATAGAGGAGTTTTTCTGTGTGTCCCTGTCGAGGAATACAATTTGTGTTC carries:
- the LOC133864986 gene encoding F-box/FBD/LRR-repeat protein At5g56420-like, with product METASLIQEPQKKQKLNEEQDIDGNSKCLVNLPEEVLRHIISFLPIEDAVRTSVLSKRWEYLWASIPNLDFERPLPAKRMLLMNFVERVLCLRDFSDIKRFTLHCAVLHDASRVNTWISAAVRHNVQELYIDLDNFKRTFSLPHCLFTCKTLTSLHLDMPDILKLPATICFSNLKVLTIANITFWDEYLTQQLFSGLPVLEKLELQECSWEGLKNVKISAPKLYSLSIYEFSMENSSCYGDGCHVMIFGGALKEFYYSGKLFCDYCLYNLFSLIKATIDLITDNINMHITSNRVYKLLMGLSNVKYLTLSWEVVEALTYAAELLPRIPMFNNLMDLELNFWSVDLNCAALLKILQNSPLIKTLNFCEGITLPLDSEKDDWILNPVPPCFLSHLKCIKVGKYEGYEKELFAIKILLKYALVLDDIVITCLEHFAGNLEKLENPYKQLIGLPKGSQNCKIILE